From the genome of Amylibacter sp. IMCC11727:
ACCACCAGCACCCAGTAATCTTTGCGCTGGTACACCTCGGCCACCATCCAAACAATCAACGCCGCTGCGGCCACCGTCAGATCCCACACCAACCCAGATGTGGCATTGCTGACATGCCACGCATCAATCAGACCCGCGATGTCAAATCCGTTCACTTGGAACCACGGAATAAAATACCGAAACGGCATCACAATGCCCAAAACCACCAAAATCAAATAAATGATGCGCAAACCCGACATGAGGATTCTCCTTAAACGAAAAACGCCGCACCATTTGGCGCGGCGCTCAAACTCAATCTAAACCGAGCTTAGAACAGGTGCGCTACCAGCTCTGCACCAAACACTTCACACCCTGTCGCTGTCAAAGCAACAACAGACAATGCTGCGATAATTGTCATCTTTTTCATGATCCAACTCCCAAAGTTATTGGCCCCCATCGGACCAGACCCTTTGACCCTAGCAAAGCCCGTTTCACAGGTCACGCCCTAATCATGGACGATGCGTGTTTCCAAAAAAAATGCGCCCCGAAAAGGGGCGCAGTGCAGCGTCTCCGAATGACGAGGCTGACGAGACAGTGTCAGAAAATTCGGATCGCTCGATTATGACCTTGGAGGGACATAAATTCTGTTAAAAACTAGTGTGTGATGATCCGCGCAAACATATCCTCGCGCCCTGCTTTGGCCATCAGAATGAAAAACGCTTCGGCCTGCGCCGTCAGACGCGCACGAATGTTGCCGACAGGTTGATCGTCACCGATCCGCAAACTGGCCAATACGCGTCGAGTTTGCGGGGCATCATCCAGTGGACGTTGGAACGTCACGGCGACGAAAGCTTCAATCACTTGAAAATCCCGATCCCGTTTGGCGTTCATCACCGTCGAACCAATCACTTTGGGGCTGTTGAACGCCAATACCTGCGCAGATGTCTGCGCTATATCGCGCTGCAGGAACGTGGCGAGCGCGGGCGCGGTGGACTGTTGTCCGACCACACCCAAGCTAAGCATCCCCCCAAGAGGACCACGTTTCTGTTCATGAATTTCACTGAGTGCACTGCTGCGTCTCATAATACCGACCTTTACCTCAATGCGCTCGGTTTGTCCGACCGCTTTATGTTCGATCGGGCCAGCGTGTCTGCCAGTCGTGTCGAACTTTTAAGGTATAGTTGGGGTGCCCCCGAATCAGATCAAGATTCACACAGGGAAAAGGCTAACTATTTTCAAGAAATGGAATAAAATCGCTTATTAACAGATACTTATTACGGTAACTATTTTGTCATTTATTTTACCAAACGATCAGAATTATCCGTTAAGCGTGCGCACAGAATTCTCACTACAAC
Proteins encoded in this window:
- a CDS encoding DUF2834 domain-containing protein codes for the protein MSGLRIIYLILVVLGIVMPFRYFIPWFQVNGFDIAGLIDAWHVSNATSGLVWDLTVAAAALIVWMVAEVYQRKDYWVLVVCVPTIFCIGVSCGLPLYLFLRSRPVR